In the Callospermophilus lateralis isolate mCalLat2 chromosome 19, mCalLat2.hap1, whole genome shotgun sequence genome, GATTAAGCAGGGGCGAGGATGTCTCAAGAGATGGCCCTGTGAATTGGCAAGTTAATTTACACCCAGAAGAGTAAGGGAGGCTGCAGATGAACAGGGCCACCAATTGAATGGGCAAATGTCAGGCCCTGGGAGATGGAATCCCTCTGCGGTGGCCTTCACACCTCTGTGTGACAGACAACTACCAGTGAACAAAGGAGCAGGCTGTGACAAGCGCTGGGGAGGCGACTGTGATTGGTCAGGCCCCGTTTGATATGGTGCTAGAGAAGGCAGAGGCTGAGCATTGAAGGATAAGAAGGGCGGAGCTGGCGCTCTGCTAGCTGGACGTGGGCGCCTGGAAGGGGACCGAGCGGCACTGCTGCGGAGTCCGGAGTCTGAGGTTTATTGACAGTGCGGTAGGAGGCCCCAGGAAAAAGAGGGACCGGACTGCCGCGCGGGGTTCAGACGGGGACCGTGGGCTCGGACAGGCGGGGATACTGCTCCCGCGAgctgagggagggaggagggtggAGGAGTCCGGCATGACAGACTCCGCTGAAGAACCTGAGCAGAGAAATACGCACCGCTATTACAGTACTGAGACTGAAATAAGAAACACGCCTGCCACTCCAGCGACgccgaaggctgaggcaggagggtcgcaagttcaaggctccaacccgggccgcttaacaagaccctgtttcaaaatttaaaaaaagaggggGCGCTGGGGATGAAGCGCAGAGgaagagagcccctgggttcaatccccatttctGCAAGAGAAAAACGAATTAAGAAATACAGGAACAACTATCGAGGAGGAACCGGGGAGCCCGCAGGCCCGTGTCTAGGGTACTCCGGGACCCTCCACCCGTACTGCGCCCTGACCCGGAACTATTATGGTGCGGGCGAGAGTTCCTGCCCGCTTCCGGCGAGGGGTGAGTAAATAACGGACCATTTCCGGCGAGGGGCGTGATGGAGACGGATGGGTTTCCCATGCCGCGGTGTGCTGCCGGTACGACTGGAGTGCTGAGGGGAAGGCCACCGGCCTTGAGCAGCTCTGTTCCCTAGGTCCCTTCAGCCCTCTGCCTCCTCCCCTTGTTTGCGCCTCTCCGGAGCCCCGCTGCCTCGGACGCCCCGGGCTGACGGGTGTGGACGGCGGGAGCCACTTGGCTCCCCTGCTGAAATCGACTGACCTGCGGTCCAATGGCGCAATCATGGGAGGTGACTGTTGGAGAGATGAGTGCCTTTGGCCAGAACCAGCCATGTAAGGTCTTCTGGGGAGGTCAGACGTGGGACTAACCAGGCTCAGGGCAGCAGCGGAGTCTTCTGGCAGATTCTGGTGGTTTGGAATTCCCCTGTAATGTTGACTAGCTGATGGACTGCCTTGGTCTAGACAGCAAGTTTGACCAGCCCAGGCAAAGCAGTGAAAGGTCTGAACTGATTCGACAGACACCAGACTGACTAGACCAGCCTTCTTCACTGATCTCCTGACCCCACCACCAGtgtagccatggagaagatgtcccGTGTGACAACAGCCCTAGGTGGCAGTGCACTGACAGGCCGCACCATGAACTGCCACTTGGATGCTCCAGCCAATGCCATCAGCGTATGCCGTGATGCAGCCCAAGTAGTCGTGGCAGGCCGCAGCATCTTCAAGATCTATGCCATAGAGGAGGAACAGTTTGTAGAAAAGCTGAACCTCCGTGTGGGCCGCAAGCCCTCACTCAACCTGAGCTGTGCTGATGTGGTCTGGCACCAGATGGATGAGAACCTGCTGGCCACAGCAGCCACAAATGGTGTGGTGGTCACATGGAACCTGGGTCGGCCATCCCGCAACAAGCAGGACCAGCTGTTCACAGAACACAAGCGCACAGTGAACAAAGTCTGCTTCCACCCTACTGAAGCCCATGTGCTGCTCAGCGGCTCCCAGGATGGCTTCATGAAGTGCTTTGACCTCCGAAGGAAGGACTCTGTCAGCACCTTCTCGGGTGAGGCCCACAGAGGCAggtcagggcaggtgtgtgaatctGCAGGTACCTGTCTAGGCAAGCTAAGAAGTGCTTTGTGCATCAGAGGCTCTCAGATGCACTCCTGGAAATAAGCCAGAAGTAGAAGAGTGGATGGGGGCAGGCCTGAGTGAGGTGTGAGCCAGAGCATCAATAGTGGGGAAGAGGCAAGAGGCAGGACTACCAGGAATTGAGGCTGGGTGTGGCATGAGAGAGGGCATAACCCCACAGACTCAGCCCAGCTCCAGGTTACCTCATTGCAGGATGTCTACCAGAACCTCCAAGGTTCCCAGCACAGGGATGTGGAGGAGGTTAAGTACACTGTCTAGTCCTTGCAGGGCCATCCCTGAGCCTGCTATCACTTGTCCACCTTGATGAGACCAGTAGAAGCACAAGGCAGAGCCCTGGGGCCTTAGAGAATTTGTGGGCTTCTTAAGACAGATCATGAGCTATCTGTGTCAGAAAAATGCTGAACACTGCCCTCCCAGGCTCTTGATATGGTGGATTTGTAGGACAGACGTGGTCCCTGTGTCCTCTAGTCCTTTGGGCTGTCCAGGCATCTCCAGCCCTAGGTAAAAAGGTTGGACTCCTTGGTTCTCCTACAAGCATGGCATCCAGGGGAGTTGAGCAGATAGCCAGATGGAGTTTCTGTTCTCCAGTACTCTGAAATTCAGTTTTGCCAAGGACTATTGCAACATGCAGATTCCAGGGGAAATAGGCCTGAGAGTTTGTGCAAAAAAACCCACCTAGGAAGACCCTGGGGGCAGTCCTTTCTGCACTCTTGGCCATCTGGCCagaggcaggtgtgtgacaccatCCCACAGCCACTCCAAGTGctgccccacacacacaccatgggCCAGCTCCCTCACCTCTGCTTCCAATGCCTGCAGGCCAGTCTGAGAGTGTACGGGATGTCCAGTTCAGCATCCGAGACTACTTTACTTTTGCCTCCACCTTTGAGAATGGCAATGTGCAGCTGTGGGACATCCGCCGTCCTGACCGATGTGAGAGAATGTTCACAGCTCACAATGGGCCTGTCTTCTGCTGTGACTGGCACCCCGAGGACAGGTGTGGTCTGGGCTGCAGGGACCACAGGGCTGAAGGCCTGTGAGAGAGTGGGGAGTGGCAGGGCTTGGGGTGGGTCCCTTCTCTCTTAGGAGAAGTCACTGAGGGTTTGGGGGCCTTCCTACAGGGGCTGGCTGGCCACAGGTGGGCGTGACAAGATGGTGAAGGTCTGGGACATGACCACGCCTCGTGCCAAGGAGATGCACTGCGTACAGACCATCGCCTCTGTGGCCCGAGTCAAGTGGCGGCCCGAGTGCCGCCACCACCTGGCTACATGCTCCATGATGGTAGATCACAACATCTATGTGTGGGATGTGCGCCGGCCCTTTGTGCCAGCTGCTATGTTCGAGGAGCACCGTGATGTCACCACAGGCATTGCTTGGCGCCACCCACACGACCCCTGCTTTCTGCTCTCAGGCTCCAAGGACAGCACACTGTGCCAGCATCTGTTCCGTGATGCCAGCCAGCCCGTGGAGCGTGCCAACCCTGAGGGCCTGTGCTATGGCCTCTTCGGGGATGTGGCCTTTGCAGCCAAGGAAAGCTTAGTGGCTGCTGAATCTGGACGCAAGCCCTATGCTGGTGACCGGCGCCACCCCATCTTCTTCAAGCGCAAGTTAGACCCTGCTGAGCCCTTTTCTGGCCTTGCTTCTAGTGCTCTCAGTgtctttgagacagagtctggtGGTGGCAGCATGAGTTGGTTTGTGGACACAGCTGAGCGTTATGCTCTGGCTGGCCGGCCATTGGCCGAGCTCTGTGACCACAATGCAAAAGTGGCTCGTGAGCTAGGCCGTAACCAGGTAGGTGGGGCTGGGCTGTGGGGAAGTGGGGGTGCAGGGATGCAGGGGCCATGACTTTGGGGTAGGGATTGGCTGCTCTGCTGCATCCCCATCCCAAGATCAGCACCAACCCTTGTCTTAGTAACAGGTTGTCAAGATCACATAGGCAGAGTAGACCAGATCCTGGGGCTGCCCTCTTGGAGGTAGAGGTCTAAGGAGTCACAGTTGATGCTGTCACCATTTGGGCATGTGCTCCGTGCCTTCTTCTTGGTGCTGCACCTCTTAACAGCACCTAGCCCTCCTGAAGAGAGTGCCTGCTCTGTGCCAGTCTCTCACCCTTGGGTCACTCTGCTCATCTTCACATTGGCTGCCTCCTGGTTTTGCTTCTTCTGCttcccatgggctacattttcccCAGTATGGTTGGGGCAGGATATTGGGATATTGGGTCCCTGGGCAGCTGAACGTTGGTGTGATTCTGTTCAGGCAGGGGGGTGTGGGTGCCTGGGGTGTTGGGTGCCCAGGACCCTCTGAGTGGCTGGTGCCTGCCCCTAGGTGGCGCAGACATGGACCATGCTGCGGATCATCTACTGCAGTCCTGGTCTTGTGCCGTCTGCCAGCCTTAACCACAGTGTGGGTAAAGGCAGCTCCTGTGGCCTGCCACTTATGAACAGGTAGGTGTCTAGGGCTAGCTCTCCCCAGGGGGTGGGGCTACTGGAGCCCAGCCACCCATGAGCCTTTCCTGTCCCCAGTT is a window encoding:
- the Wdr24 gene encoding GATOR2 complex protein WDR24, whose translation is MEKMSRVTTALGGSALTGRTMNCHLDAPANAISVCRDAAQVVVAGRSIFKIYAIEEEQFVEKLNLRVGRKPSLNLSCADVVWHQMDENLLATAATNGVVVTWNLGRPSRNKQDQLFTEHKRTVNKVCFHPTEAHVLLSGSQDGFMKCFDLRRKDSVSTFSGQSESVRDVQFSIRDYFTFASTFENGNVQLWDIRRPDRCERMFTAHNGPVFCCDWHPEDRGWLATGGRDKMVKVWDMTTPRAKEMHCVQTIASVARVKWRPECRHHLATCSMMVDHNIYVWDVRRPFVPAAMFEEHRDVTTGIAWRHPHDPCFLLSGSKDSTLCQHLFRDASQPVERANPEGLCYGLFGDVAFAAKESLVAAESGRKPYAGDRRHPIFFKRKLDPAEPFSGLASSALSVFETESGGGSMSWFVDTAERYALAGRPLAELCDHNAKVARELGRNQVAQTWTMLRIIYCSPGLVPSASLNHSVGKGSSCGLPLMNSFNLKDMAPGLGSETRLDRSKGDTRSDTVLLDSSATLITNEDNEETEGSDVPADYLLGDVEGEEDELYPLDPEHVHPEEPEYVLPQEAFPLRHEILDTPSGPEHLQDKADSPHVSGSEADAASLAPVDSFSLLSISHALYDSRLPTDFFSVLVCDMLRFYAEQGDVQMAVSVLIVLGERVRKDIDEQTQEHWYTSYIDLLQRFRLWNVSNEVVKLSTSRAVSCLNQASTTLHVNCSNCKRPMSSRGWVCDRCHRCASMCAVCHHVVKGLFVWCQGCSHGGHLQHIMKWLEGSSHCPAGCGHLCEYS